Proteins encoded together in one Benincasa hispida cultivar B227 chromosome 1, ASM972705v1, whole genome shotgun sequence window:
- the LOC120076736 gene encoding cation/H(+) antiporter 12-like, producing the protein MEGQEVLVLLSDLGYSLYVFLSVAKVDIRMAMRTRKNSLLIGISALLLPQIIQKLAKSMVIDDDWGFTNEQRAYLPMMISFHAITAFPTVASLVKELHIMNSELGRLGLSSALVCDIFGFFLFTMKTRIALYHINPSGTTTEVSYLIMLILVAFLVLRPIMFWIIKQTPQGMPVKRFYIEGVIFLALLYAVLGTFTGHSPVMGVYVLAMAIPEGAPLASTLVDRIECLVENAFMPIFVVTCALRADLSKISATTFDDLHNKLEIILLFVACTAKFLVCVLSSKYCKLPFKDALALSLIFSCKGPVELFSYTVSRDYHRYSRDRLMIKGRFGLDDEGFTEDHLDDEVVSKSTMVYTMEVMEAHDRWLNGIR; encoded by the exons ATGGAGGGTCAAGAAGTGCTTGTTTTACTGTCAGATTTGGGGTATTCATTGTACGTATTTCTATCTGTAGCAAAAGTTGATATAAGAATGGCAATGagaacaagaaaaaattcattGCTCATTGGAATTTCAGCCTTATTACTCCCTCAAATCATACAGAAATTGGCTAAAAGTATGGTTATTGATGACGACTGGGGCTTCACAAACGAACAAAGAGCCTACCTCCCCATGATGATTAGCTTTCATGCAATAACTGCATTTCCTACTGTTGCTTCACTTGTAAAAGAGCTTCATATTATGAACTCAGAATTGGGGCGTTTAGGCCTTTCCTCTGCCTTGGTCTGTGACATTTTTGGTTTCTTCCTTTTTACCATGAAAACCCGGATCGCACTATACCATATAAACCCTTCAGGCACCACAACTGAAGTGAGTTACCTTATAATGCTCATACTTGTGGCTTTCCTTGTGCTAAGACCTATAATGTTTTGGATCATCAAACAAACGCCTCAAGGAATGCCTGTGAAGAGGTTTTACATTGAAGGGGTTATTTTTTTAGCTCTTTTATACGCTGTTTTGGGGACTTTTACAGGTCATTCTCCCGTTATGGGGGTTTATGTTTTAGCGATGGCTATTCCTGAAGGAGCTCCTTTAGCATCAACTCTTGTGGATAGAATTGAGTGCCTTGTTGAAAATGCGTTTATGCCTATTTTTGTTGTTACCTGTGCTTTGAGAGCTGATTTATCAAAGATTTCAGCCACTACGTTTGATGATCTTCACAATAAACTCGAAATAATTCTGCTTTTTGTGGCCTGTACTGCCAAATTTTTAGTTTGTGTTTTGTCTTCTAAGTATTGCAAGTTGCCTTTCAAGGATGCTTTGGCACTTTCTCTCATTTTCAGCTGCAAAGGTCCTGTGGAATTGTTTTCCTACACAGTGTCCAGAGACTAccat AGGTACAGTAGGGATCGTCTAATGATTAAGGGCAGATTCGGTCTAGACGATGAAGGCTTTACTGAAGATCATTTAGACGATGAGGTTGTTTCGAAGTCGACGATGGTCTACACGATGGAAGTTATGGAGGCACACGATCGATGGCTAAATGGTATACGATAG